The following is a genomic window from Pedobacter sp. KBS0701.
AGCTGCAGAACCTGCAAGGGGCGATTGGCCTGAACCTCAATCAGGGACACCACAAGCTTGGGAGCGCATCATCTTTGATTTTAAGATTGCAAATGAAGAACTGATCCGCCTTTGCGAAAGCCTGAAAGACAACCAATGGAATGATGAAGTGAAGAGCGAGCGTAATCCTGCTTTAGGTACAGGAGTAACCAATATTGAATTGGTAAGCGGGCTCACACAACACCATGCCTATCATTCTGGTCAGATTGCTTTATTATCCAAATTTTAATCTGTGTATCTCTCCATCTGTGTAATCAATTTTAAAATGAAAAAGACACTAATTATTGGCGCGTCGCCAGATCCATCCAGGTATGCTTACAAAGCAGCCCACATGCTTAAGCGTTTTAACCATGATATTGTCAATGTTGGCATAAAAAAAGGAGAAGTAGCAGGCACTGAAATTGAAAAGCCTGGAGAAATTCACCAGGATATTGATACCATCACCTTATATATTGGTCCTGCTTTACAGCCACAATACCACGATTATATTCTGGCCACCAAACCAAAGCGGGTAATCTTCAACCCAGGGACTGAAAATTACGAACTGGAGAAACTATTGGATCAGCATGATATAGAACCTGTTGAAGCCTGCACTTTAGTATTGCTAAGTACCGGACAATATTAAAAGCGGTATACTACACCCCAATTTACAAAATCTGCCTGGGCAAAGTGCATATAGGTTTTTGCCTGTAAACCAATATGTGGTGTAATATTAAATGTAGGTCCAAATGTCCAGTACCAGGTAGCTTTGTCCATCAACCTATTGTAGTGGATATATTTTCCAATTTGTGCCGCAACGGTTATTCGCCACAAGTTAATGTCGGCACCAATGCTGATTCCGGTGCGCCAATGGTCGTAAGAAGTACCGTAGTTTTGGAAAGTTTCCCCATAATTATTAGGGTCGAAAACTGTAAAATAATAAACTGCATCAGCACCTGCCTTAAGTGTCATCATATCATTCAGATAGAAATTATAACCTGCATATAATCCACTTTTGTACAAACTTTTATTTCTATTCGCAAATACGCCTCTTGCACCTAAGCCAGCACTAAGCTCAATTGAATTTCGCTGTAAAGTAGTATAAGTGCTTTTCTGCTCCGCAGTTAATGGCTTCTGATTGTTCAACTTCAGACCGATATAAA
Proteins encoded in this region:
- a CDS encoding DinB family protein, giving the protein MFNITNEIKKAFNGDAWHGNHVMQTLNNVNPEKAFSHFIPGAHSIAEIALHLTAWTEEVSSRLTGKPAAEPARGDWPEPQSGTPQAWERIIFDFKIANEELIRLCESLKDNQWNDEVKSERNPALGTGVTNIELVSGLTQHHAYHSGQIALLSKF
- a CDS encoding CoA-binding protein; translated protein: MKKTLIIGASPDPSRYAYKAAHMLKRFNHDIVNVGIKKGEVAGTEIEKPGEIHQDIDTITLYIGPALQPQYHDYILATKPKRVIFNPGTENYELEKLLDQHDIEPVEACTLVLLSTGQY